From a region of the Panicum virgatum strain AP13 chromosome 2K, P.virgatum_v5, whole genome shotgun sequence genome:
- the LOC120695173 gene encoding enolase 1-like, which produces MTHHMYEGSQGLELLKAVIEKAGYTGKVVIGMDVAASEFFSEKDKTYDLNFKEENNNGSNKISGDSLKDLYKSFVSEYPIVSIEYPFDQDDWATYAKLTAEIGEQVQIVGDDLLVTNPTRVAKAISDKTCNALLLKVNQIGSVTESIEAVRMSKRARWGVMASHRR; this is translated from the exons ATGACCCATCATATGTATGAAGGTTCAC AGGGCCTTGAACTGTTGAAGGCAGTTATAGAAAAGGCTGGATACACTGGAAAG GTGGTTATTGGAATGGATGTTGCTGCTTCTGAATTCTTCAGTGAGAAGGATAAGACTTATGATCTTAATTTCAAGGAGGAA AACAACAATGGTTCAAACAAAATCTCAGGTGACAGCCTGAAAGATCTGTACAAGTCCTTTGTTTCTGAGTATCCTATTGTGTCCATCGAATACCCATTTGATCAGGATGACTGGGCCACCTATGCCAAACTCACTGCTGAGATTGGAGAGCAAGTGCAGATTGTAGGAGATGATCTTCTTGTTACTAATCCAACC AGGGTTGCCAAGGCCATCAGTGATAAGACCTGCAATGCTCTTCTGTTGAAG GTGAATCAAATTGGCTCGGTCACCGAGAGTATTGAGGCTGTTAGAATGTCCAAGCGTGCTAGATGGGGAGTGATGGCAAGCCACAGGAGGTAG